The Devosia sp. MC521 genome has a segment encoding these proteins:
- a CDS encoding extracellular solute-binding protein codes for MSTDLPARRFSIRKRIFILAICLLLVSSLSLIVFIRDYSERAADRAFDRLLAASALTIAGAVQVENDDVIVELPFAAFAMFSGQDRVFYAVEDPDGRTVTGYDDLAQSMRETTEAVPLFHDVSYRGELVRVASVGRLISTPTDTGWVTIHVAETQRQREALAAEILSNAVLPVVALTLLAIGLVWFGISRMFAPLTQLEHNLRARRPEDLDPVDVPVPVEVDHLVVALNGFMARLRNAMERVSGLVAEAAHEVRTPLASIRAQAEVALEEQDPKKLRQRVARIHGSAVQASQLVNQLLMEATVSHRLDNHEGSTTSIAALVDEVVTRLDEKQSARVGVSISPAAALATIPGDRVALREMLRNVVDNALTYSDGPIDIAVTNSESDVVLRVLDRGPGLEAHEKNEVMGRFKRGKASAGKVGSGLGLSIVARVVEAHKGQLTLKDRSEGGLNVEMKFPMPKNHLTQWSWVVGVALAVSLIPMVSPLAASTRYPALDETSPTVLTIVGVTDTPLFAHFIERFQQLHPQVEVHYEEMASLPLYEAFLDGTIIEGTDLIISSASDLQVKLANDGYALAYDSPYLGALPDWAHWRNEVFGFTFEPAVTIYNPDLVAAEEVPRTHLTLAELLEAQAERFSGRISTYDIALSGVGYLLAAQDQMISSTFWRLATAFGRVDAEFSGSSPAILNGVAEGRLALGFNVLGSYAFARKAEGANIEIVVPDDYVLVLTRSMFIPQTADHTDLAKAFVDFALSPDGQAVAAGPTALGSVIPNTDGEWSSETIAALGRGVIQPIPLGPGLLVSLDTLRRQRFLETWQEIVSPKN; via the coding sequence TTGAGCACAGACTTGCCTGCACGACGGTTTTCCATCCGCAAGCGCATCTTCATTCTGGCGATATGCCTCTTATTGGTTTCGTCGCTGAGCCTGATCGTCTTCATTCGGGACTATTCCGAACGCGCAGCGGACCGCGCCTTTGATCGGCTTCTGGCGGCCTCTGCCCTGACAATCGCGGGCGCTGTTCAGGTGGAAAATGACGATGTTATCGTCGAACTGCCGTTCGCGGCTTTTGCCATGTTCTCCGGTCAAGACCGGGTATTCTACGCTGTAGAGGACCCCGATGGGCGCACCGTGACGGGCTATGACGATCTCGCCCAGTCCATGCGCGAGACGACAGAGGCAGTGCCGCTATTCCATGACGTTTCCTATCGCGGCGAGTTGGTGCGTGTCGCCAGTGTGGGGCGGTTGATTTCCACCCCAACGGACACGGGTTGGGTGACAATCCATGTGGCAGAGACCCAGCGACAGCGAGAGGCCTTGGCGGCGGAAATTCTCTCCAATGCCGTGCTGCCGGTGGTGGCGCTAACGCTCCTCGCAATCGGTCTCGTTTGGTTCGGCATTTCGCGCATGTTTGCGCCACTGACCCAGCTGGAACACAATTTGCGCGCGCGTCGTCCGGAGGATTTGGATCCGGTGGATGTGCCTGTGCCGGTGGAAGTCGATCATCTGGTGGTGGCGCTGAACGGGTTTATGGCCCGTCTGCGCAATGCCATGGAACGTGTGTCGGGCCTTGTTGCGGAAGCGGCACATGAAGTGCGCACGCCTCTCGCCTCCATCCGCGCCCAAGCAGAGGTGGCGCTGGAAGAACAAGACCCGAAAAAGCTTCGACAGCGCGTCGCACGTATTCACGGTAGTGCGGTGCAGGCCAGCCAATTGGTCAATCAGCTGCTGATGGAAGCGACCGTTTCCCATCGGCTGGATAATCATGAGGGCAGCACAACGTCGATTGCTGCTCTGGTCGACGAAGTGGTGACCCGATTGGATGAAAAGCAGAGCGCGCGTGTGGGCGTGAGCATTTCCCCTGCCGCTGCGCTGGCGACGATACCGGGCGACCGCGTGGCATTGCGCGAGATGCTGCGCAATGTGGTCGACAATGCACTGACCTATTCCGACGGTCCCATCGACATCGCCGTAACCAACTCAGAGAGCGATGTCGTGCTGCGCGTGCTTGATCGCGGACCGGGGCTGGAAGCGCATGAGAAAAACGAAGTCATGGGCCGCTTTAAGCGGGGTAAGGCCAGTGCGGGCAAGGTCGGATCGGGACTCGGATTGTCCATCGTCGCGCGCGTGGTCGAAGCGCATAAGGGGCAGCTGACACTGAAAGACCGCTCGGAAGGTGGATTGAACGTCGAGATGAAGTTTCCCATGCCAAAGAACCATTTGACGCAATGGTCTTGGGTTGTCGGCGTCGCTTTAGCAGTCAGCCTCATCCCCATGGTGTCGCCATTGGCGGCGTCGACCCGGTATCCTGCACTCGATGAAACCAGCCCTACGGTTCTGACCATTGTAGGGGTAACCGATACCCCGCTCTTTGCGCATTTTATAGAACGGTTCCAGCAGCTGCATCCGCAGGTCGAGGTGCACTATGAGGAAATGGCATCCCTGCCCCTTTATGAGGCCTTCCTCGATGGTACGATCATAGAAGGCACCGACCTCATCATCAGCTCGGCATCGGACTTGCAGGTCAAGCTGGCTAATGATGGCTATGCGCTGGCCTATGACAGCCCCTATCTCGGCGCGCTGCCGGATTGGGCGCATTGGCGCAACGAGGTTTTCGGGTTCACGTTTGAGCCCGCGGTGACGATCTATAATCCCGATTTGGTCGCTGCAGAGGAAGTGCCACGCACCCATCTCACTCTGGCAGAACTGCTCGAAGCGCAGGCGGAGAGATTTTCCGGGCGCATCTCGACCTATGACATCGCCCTATCAGGTGTGGGTTATTTGTTGGCTGCGCAGGACCAGATGATATCATCGACCTTCTGGCGATTAGCTACCGCTTTTGGACGGGTTGACGCGGAGTTTTCGGGATCGAGCCCGGCCATCTTGAACGGCGTTGCTGAGGGACGCCTGGCGCTGGGGTTCAATGTCCTGGGGTCCTATGCCTTTGCTCGCAAAGCGGAGGGAGCCAATATCGAAATCGTGGTGCCGGACGATTACGTGTTGGTCCTGACACGCTCGATGTTCATCCCGCAGACGGCGGACCACACCGATCTCGCCAAGGCGTTTGTCGACTTCGCGCTGTCGCCCGACGGGCAAGCTGTGGCAGCGGGGCCCACCGCGCTTGGCTCGGTTATTCCCAATACTGACGGCGAATGGTCGAGCGAGACGATTGCCGCGCTCGGGCGCGGCGTGATCCAGCCTATTCCGCTGGGACCGGGACTGCTCGTTTCGCTTGATACGCTGCGGCGCCAAAGGTTTTTGGAAACCTGGCAGGAGATCGTGTCGCCAAAGAACTAA
- a CDS encoding response regulator transcription factor: MRILLVEDNEDLGEAIEQRLRNAGHSVEWVKDGADVVATAESDAFDVVALDLMLPNKDGITVIAELRKRRFSAPVLVMTARSEIDDKVSILDLGADDYIVKPFDLRELEARLRALLRRSGGQTSSLVEVGNLTLDVAGMHALIGGTPVELGRREFRLLEILIINIGKVVAKERLMNQLFSFDEGVSINALELHISRLRKKLAEACIEIGTVRGVGYIARVVS, translated from the coding sequence ATGCGCATACTGCTGGTCGAAGATAATGAGGATCTTGGGGAAGCTATCGAACAGCGCCTCCGCAATGCGGGCCATTCGGTGGAATGGGTCAAGGACGGAGCGGACGTGGTGGCCACGGCCGAAAGCGATGCCTTTGATGTGGTCGCGCTCGATTTGATGCTGCCCAATAAGGACGGCATTACCGTGATCGCTGAGTTGCGGAAACGGCGGTTTAGCGCGCCAGTTTTGGTCATGACCGCGCGGTCTGAGATCGACGACAAGGTCTCGATCCTTGACCTTGGCGCGGATGATTACATCGTCAAACCCTTCGATTTGCGAGAGCTGGAAGCGCGCCTGAGGGCCTTGCTGCGTCGCTCCGGCGGGCAAACCTCAAGCCTGGTGGAAGTGGGCAATCTCACTCTAGATGTCGCGGGCATGCATGCCCTGATCGGCGGCACGCCAGTTGAACTCGGGCGCCGCGAATTTCGCTTGCTGGAAATTCTGATCATCAACATCGGTAAGGTGGTGGCGAAAGAACGGCTGATGAACCAGCTGTTTAGCTTCGATGAGGGCGTGTCCATCAATGCGCTGGAATTGCACATTTCGCGCCTGCGCAAGAAGCTGGCGGAAGCGTGTATCGAAATCGGCACTGTCCGCGGCGTTGGCTATATCGCGCGAGTTGTATCTTGA
- a CDS encoding EAL domain-containing protein produces the protein MKNGNGAVSDCHHNTVIPATVSEAEVMESEEAERLLADLSAGRLTLVQQGIHQRDNPQHTLYHECLLRRCSGELNGPSLFIGIAAAERLGRIRPIDHFVALTVAQWLIDQPEARLGVNISANSAVLDDQWGEFFTLVDAHAGVAPRLVVEVTETAALPVGYGSFIEALRSRGIKIALDDYGVGHSTQERLTQIRPDIVKINGHYTRNARQGEPAAIELRGVAQDLRAFGGVLVLEGIETEFDRNTAYMAGISWIQGFGVSQ, from the coding sequence ATGAAAAACGGCAATGGAGCCGTTTCGGATTGTCATCACAACACAGTCATTCCGGCGACGGTCTCAGAAGCGGAGGTAATGGAATCGGAAGAGGCCGAGCGTCTGCTGGCCGATCTGTCGGCTGGCCGTTTGACGCTTGTGCAGCAGGGCATCCATCAGCGTGATAACCCGCAACACACGCTGTACCATGAATGCCTTTTGCGCCGATGTTCCGGTGAATTAAACGGCCCATCTCTGTTCATAGGCATCGCTGCCGCGGAGCGACTTGGTCGTATCCGCCCGATAGACCATTTCGTGGCACTCACAGTGGCGCAGTGGCTGATTGACCAGCCGGAGGCGCGCCTTGGCGTCAATATCTCGGCAAACAGCGCTGTGCTCGACGATCAATGGGGCGAGTTTTTTACGCTCGTTGACGCGCATGCCGGAGTTGCCCCGCGCCTTGTGGTCGAAGTTACAGAGACGGCGGCTCTACCGGTAGGCTATGGAAGTTTCATAGAAGCTCTGCGCTCGCGCGGCATCAAGATCGCGCTGGATGACTATGGCGTCGGCCACAGCACGCAAGAGCGCTTGACGCAAATCCGGCCTGACATTGTTAAGATCAACGGGCACTACACGCGGAATGCGCGACAGGGAGAACCCGCGGCCATCGAATTGCGCGGCGTCGCGCAAGATCTGCGCGCCTTTGGCGGTGTACTCGTCCTCGAGGGCATAGAAACCGAGTTCGATCGAAACACAGCATACATGGCAGGAATTTCGTGGATTCAAGGGTTTGGCGTGAGCCAGTAG
- the tal gene encoding transaldolase: MTSKLEQLKSMSVVVADTGDLEAVRKFVPQDCTTNPSIVLKALQSPAFASHFDEAVGALAGEANAVTKIADRLTIDVGAALAELVPGRVSTEVDADLSFDAVASEAKAKAIIDAYAARGISKDRILIKLAATWEGITAARALQKAGIDCNLTLVFSQAQAIACADAGSFLISPFVGRITDWFSKSTGQTYTPDQDPGVISVRGIYEYFKAHNIPTIVMGASFRHTGQIEALAGCDRLTIAPALLEQLAADTGELPRALDGAKGSPAKIDLTEAKFRWALNEDAMATEKLSEGIRNFNADTKKLYALISEKIAAR, translated from the coding sequence GTGACAAGTAAGCTTGAACAGTTGAAGTCAATGTCGGTGGTTGTCGCCGATACAGGCGATCTGGAAGCGGTGCGCAAATTTGTACCTCAGGATTGCACCACCAATCCCTCTATCGTGCTGAAGGCGCTGCAGAGCCCAGCTTTTGCTTCGCATTTCGACGAAGCAGTTGGCGCACTCGCTGGCGAAGCCAATGCCGTCACCAAGATTGCTGACCGCCTGACCATCGACGTCGGCGCAGCTCTTGCCGAACTCGTTCCCGGTCGCGTTTCCACCGAAGTTGACGCGGACCTGTCCTTTGATGCTGTCGCATCTGAAGCCAAGGCCAAGGCGATCATCGACGCCTATGCTGCCCGTGGCATTTCCAAGGACCGCATTCTCATCAAGCTCGCTGCGACCTGGGAAGGCATCACTGCCGCCCGCGCTCTGCAGAAGGCTGGCATTGATTGTAACCTGACCCTCGTCTTCTCGCAGGCTCAGGCTATTGCTTGCGCGGACGCTGGCTCGTTCCTGATCTCGCCATTCGTTGGCCGTATCACCGACTGGTTCTCCAAGTCGACGGGCCAGACCTACACCCCAGATCAGGATCCGGGCGTCATTTCGGTTCGCGGCATCTACGAATATTTCAAGGCGCACAACATCCCGACCATCGTGATGGGTGCTTCCTTCCGCCATACCGGCCAGATCGAAGCCCTCGCTGGTTGCGATCGTCTCACCATCGCGCCAGCGCTGCTCGAACAGCTTGCTGCCGACACCGGTGAACTGCCACGTGCGCTCGACGGCGCTAAGGGTTCGCCTGCCAAGATCGACCTGACGGAAGCCAAGTTCCGCTGGGCGCTCAATGAAGATGCAATGGCCACGGAAAAGCTTTCGGAAGGCATCCGCAACTTCAACGCCGACACCAAGAAGCTCTACGCGCTGATCAGCGAAAAGATCGCAGCGCGCTAA
- a CDS encoding TIGR01244 family sulfur transferase produces MKIKIVDERFGQTGQIQTSEIPEIVAAGYKGIVCARPDDEDPNQPSFDDIAAAASAAGLQAFHVPVSGPLGEGQLIKFTQALEAIDGPVLGYCRSGGRAGSLYAATR; encoded by the coding sequence ATGAAAATCAAGATTGTTGACGAACGCTTTGGCCAGACCGGGCAGATCCAGACTTCCGAGATCCCCGAAATCGTCGCTGCAGGCTATAAGGGTATTGTGTGCGCGCGTCCGGACGATGAAGACCCAAACCAGCCAAGCTTTGACGACATCGCGGCGGCAGCGAGCGCAGCGGGCCTACAGGCCTTTCATGTTCCCGTGTCGGGCCCACTCGGCGAAGGTCAGTTGATCAAGTTCACCCAGGCCCTTGAGGCCATTGATGGCCCAGTGCTCGGCTATTGCCGCTCTGGTGGCCGTGCGGGCAGTCTTTACGCTGCAACGCGCTAA
- a CDS encoding MBL fold metallo-hydrolase, with the protein MTAAPIPFTPDLRVKPDVVAFFDDDSNTISYVVKDPNSNACAVIDSVMDFDYASGAISYESADEIIAFITEKGWTVEWLIETHVHADHLSAAPYIQGKLGGQLGIGDRISVVQDTFGKIFNEGTEFQRDGSQFDRLFTDGDSYQIGTLTAYTLFTPGHTPADMVHVIGNSAFVGDTLFMPDGGSARADFPGGDARTLYRSIQRLLQLPDELRLFMCHDYGPNGRDIRWETTIGEQREFNIHVGKGTTEDEFVAMREARDATLSMPRLIIPSLQINMRAGHLPKAEDNGTSYLKVPLNGLNKKKD; encoded by the coding sequence ATGACTGCTGCCCCGATCCCGTTCACGCCGGACCTCAGGGTGAAACCAGACGTCGTCGCCTTCTTCGATGATGACTCCAACACCATCAGTTACGTGGTCAAAGACCCCAATTCGAACGCCTGCGCTGTGATCGACAGTGTGATGGACTTTGACTACGCGTCGGGTGCCATTTCCTATGAAAGCGCAGATGAGATCATTGCATTCATCACGGAAAAGGGCTGGACCGTTGAGTGGCTGATCGAAACCCATGTCCACGCCGACCATTTGTCCGCCGCACCCTATATTCAGGGCAAGCTCGGCGGCCAGCTTGGTATTGGCGACCGAATTTCGGTGGTGCAGGACACGTTTGGGAAGATCTTCAACGAAGGGACGGAGTTCCAACGTGATGGCTCGCAGTTTGACCGCCTGTTCACGGACGGCGACAGCTATCAGATCGGGACTCTGACGGCTTACACCCTATTCACACCCGGCCATACGCCTGCGGATATGGTGCATGTAATTGGCAATTCTGCCTTTGTCGGCGACACGCTGTTCATGCCGGATGGTGGCTCGGCGCGTGCGGATTTTCCGGGCGGAGACGCGCGCACACTCTATCGCTCAATCCAGCGGCTATTGCAGCTTCCGGACGAGTTACGTCTGTTTATGTGCCACGACTATGGACCGAATGGGCGCGACATCCGTTGGGAAACCACTATTGGCGAACAGCGGGAATTCAATATCCACGTCGGTAAGGGAACAACGGAAGATGAGTTTGTGGCGATGCGTGAAGCGCGCGATGCCACACTCTCGATGCCGCGCCTGATTATCCCCTCGCTGCAAATCAATATGCGCGCCGGTCATCTGCCCAAAGCTGAAGACAATGGCACGAGCTATTTGAAAGTGCCCCTCAACGGGCTCAATAAGAAGAAGGATTAA
- a CDS encoding YeeE/YedE family protein: MIRILSAGLIGLVFGAGIVISGMGNPAKVLNFFDIFGTWDPSLMLVMGSALAVTFIGYRFVLKRPMPVFDKVFHLPTKTTIDKPLVIGSAMFGIGWGIAGFCPGGVIPALGSGNIQPFMFVMAMIAGIAATTVLRTRATKAA; this comes from the coding sequence ATGATCCGCATTCTGTCTGCTGGTCTTATCGGCCTCGTTTTCGGTGCTGGAATTGTGATTTCGGGCATGGGCAATCCAGCAAAGGTGCTCAATTTCTTCGACATCTTTGGCACATGGGACCCGAGTTTGATGCTGGTGATGGGATCTGCCCTCGCCGTCACATTCATTGGCTATCGCTTTGTGCTCAAGCGCCCGATGCCCGTGTTTGACAAAGTGTTTCACCTGCCGACGAAAACCACCATCGATAAGCCGCTGGTGATTGGCTCGGCGATGTTCGGCATTGGTTGGGGGATCGCGGGATTTTGTCCGGGCGGAGTCATTCCGGCGCTCGGCTCAGGCAACATCCAACCGTTTATGTTCGTTATGGCCATGATCGCAGGTATCGCCGCGACCACCGTCTTACGCACACGCGCCACCAAGGCGGCGTAA
- a CDS encoding YeeE/YedE thiosulfate transporter family protein — protein sequence MITQFTPIEALLGGSLIGLSAVLLMAFHGRIAGMTGILAGAIMPKGDAGWRVAFLLGAIAAPVLLTLVKGSPLPFAADFPAWAIVLSGLLVGVGVTFGGGCTSGHGVCGIARLSTRSIVATVTFMATTLITVFVIRHVLGGF from the coding sequence ATGATCACCCAGTTCACCCCTATTGAGGCTCTATTGGGCGGCAGCCTGATTGGCCTTAGCGCTGTGCTTCTCATGGCATTTCATGGCCGTATCGCTGGCATGACCGGCATTTTGGCAGGAGCGATCATGCCAAAAGGAGACGCCGGTTGGCGTGTTGCCTTCCTACTCGGCGCCATCGCTGCCCCTGTGCTGTTGACGCTCGTTAAAGGCAGCCCCTTGCCGTTCGCGGCCGACTTCCCGGCCTGGGCGATTGTCCTGAGCGGTTTGCTCGTTGGCGTAGGCGTGACCTTTGGCGGCGGCTGCACCTCGGGACATGGCGTTTGCGGCATAGCGCGGTTGTCGACCCGTTCGATCGTTGCAACGGTGACGTTTATGGCGACAACGCTGATCACCGTTTTTGTTATTCGGCACGTGCTCGGAGGCTTCTAA
- a CDS encoding metalloregulator ArsR/SmtB family transcription factor: MSTQESAIPNASEKPMDMAALEPRAEEAAQLLTAMANPKRLLVLCNLLHQERSVSDLAKLVGLEQSPLSQHLSKLRALGLVKTRRDGQTIYYRLSSENVTRLLTTLYEIYCA; encoded by the coding sequence ATGTCAACTCAGGAAAGCGCTATCCCTAACGCATCCGAAAAGCCAATGGACATGGCGGCTCTTGAGCCACGCGCTGAAGAAGCCGCGCAACTGCTCACCGCCATGGCAAATCCAAAGCGCCTACTGGTCCTGTGTAACCTCTTGCATCAAGAGCGCAGCGTCAGCGATCTGGCCAAGCTCGTGGGCCTGGAGCAGTCGCCGCTGTCCCAACATCTCTCAAAGCTGCGCGCCTTAGGCCTCGTGAAAACCCGGCGCGATGGCCAGACGATCTACTATCGGCTCTCTTCCGAGAACGTCACGCGTCTTCTCACCACCCTCTATGAGATTTACTGCGCTTAA
- a CDS encoding sensor domain-containing diguanylate cyclase, translating into MSSPTQRWQDVSDDNSRLAALQALDILDSPREPAFDRISDLIRLVFDVDIGLVTLIDAHRQWYKASVGMTNTEQDLDSAFCRFTLEAGDTVIVNDATEDARFADHEKVVGAPYIRFYAGTPIFTSKGLMVGTICAVDTKKRTFGPREMEILRHLAALVMQGLELRQEAITDVLTGASSRRSFKEEAKKHISLSNRNNAPLSCISLDIDHFKQINDTYGHAAGDQVLTGVVKAFKETLRQSDIVGRLGGEEFAVLLPQTEEATAMDVAEKLRQVVKQLRFPHSRPPISVTSSFGVASLVPGDDIEALIARSDAALYNAKRSGRDRVHLAPKPDEEPKVNRRRVLKAGQIIFNDGRSTYDCTIRSLWDDGAEATLALTTVLPDHFDLRIKGSTEQYHCKLLKRSVGAVEMVYLDTPEN; encoded by the coding sequence ATGTCGTCGCCTACACAGCGTTGGCAGGATGTCAGCGATGACAATAGTCGCCTCGCGGCGTTACAGGCCCTGGATATTTTAGACAGTCCGCGCGAACCGGCCTTCGACCGAATTTCAGACCTGATCCGCTTGGTGTTTGACGTCGACATCGGGCTTGTGACCCTGATCGACGCGCATCGTCAGTGGTACAAAGCCTCTGTCGGCATGACCAATACCGAGCAGGACTTGGATAGCGCCTTTTGCCGCTTCACGCTCGAAGCGGGCGATACTGTCATCGTCAATGACGCGACCGAAGACGCTCGTTTCGCTGACCACGAGAAAGTCGTCGGTGCGCCCTATATCCGCTTTTACGCCGGCACCCCCATCTTCACCTCAAAAGGGCTGATGGTCGGAACGATCTGCGCTGTCGACACTAAGAAACGGACCTTCGGCCCGCGTGAGATGGAAATCCTCCGTCACCTCGCAGCCTTGGTCATGCAGGGCCTGGAACTGCGGCAGGAAGCGATCACCGACGTTCTGACTGGCGCCAGCAGCCGCCGTTCCTTCAAGGAAGAAGCGAAAAAGCACATTTCGCTATCGAACCGTAACAACGCGCCGCTGAGCTGCATCTCGCTCGACATCGACCACTTTAAGCAGATCAACGACACCTACGGTCATGCCGCTGGCGATCAGGTTCTCACCGGCGTCGTGAAGGCGTTCAAAGAGACGCTGCGTCAGAGCGATATTGTGGGCCGCCTCGGTGGCGAAGAGTTTGCCGTGCTTCTGCCGCAGACTGAAGAAGCGACAGCTATGGATGTGGCGGAAAAGCTGCGCCAAGTTGTCAAACAGCTGCGGTTCCCGCATAGCCGTCCGCCCATCTCAGTAACCTCGTCTTTTGGTGTCGCATCGCTGGTTCCTGGCGACGACATTGAGGCGCTCATCGCGCGCAGCGATGCGGCGCTCTACAATGCCAAGCGCTCAGGACGAGATCGTGTCCACCTTGCGCCAAAGCCCGATGAAGAACCCAAGGTTAATCGGCGTCGCGTGCTCAAGGCCGGCCAGATCATCTTTAATGATGGTCGCTCGACCTATGATTGCACGATCCGCAGCCTATGGGATGACGGCGCTGAAGCGACACTGGCCCTGACCACAGTGCTACCCGATCACTTTGATCTGCGCATTAAAGGCTCGACAGAGCAGTATCATTGCAAACTGCTCAAGCGCAGTGTCGGTGCCGTAGAAATGGTCTACCTGGACACGCCAGAAAACTAA
- a CDS encoding phosphoribosyltransferase — MPLEPHHFWQEVFPAGTHATGESYTGFYPAEFADGRQLALPLRVLPGDGTRAVSSLIVNQASFVVEDALAQGMEDLIGPYNVDAVIGVPTLGLPLANNVARRLGHARMVPLGTSRKFWYVDELSEPLSSITSPTHAKTIFIDPRMLPLVEGKRVCLIDDVISSGSSMVAVLRLLEKAGIEPVVIAAAMLQSNRWKDGLARYQDRIVAPLKSPLFEKTSEDRWKPIV, encoded by the coding sequence TTGCCCCTAGAACCGCATCACTTCTGGCAGGAGGTTTTCCCAGCAGGCACGCACGCTACGGGTGAGAGCTATACGGGCTTTTATCCGGCGGAGTTTGCCGATGGGCGTCAGCTCGCCCTGCCCTTGCGCGTGCTGCCCGGCGACGGGACGCGGGCGGTGTCGTCGCTGATCGTCAATCAGGCGAGTTTTGTGGTGGAGGATGCGCTCGCACAAGGCATGGAGGACCTGATCGGGCCGTATAATGTCGATGCGGTGATTGGTGTGCCGACGCTGGGCTTGCCGTTGGCCAATAACGTGGCGCGGCGGCTGGGGCACGCCAGAATGGTGCCACTGGGGACGTCGCGAAAATTTTGGTATGTCGATGAGCTGTCGGAGCCGCTGAGCTCGATCACCAGCCCGACCCATGCCAAGACCATCTTTATAGATCCGCGCATGTTGCCGCTGGTTGAAGGCAAGCGCGTGTGTCTGATCGACGATGTGATCAGCTCCGGCTCTTCGATGGTGGCGGTTCTGCGCCTCTTGGAAAAAGCGGGTATTGAGCCCGTGGTGATTGCAGCAGCGATGCTGCAATCAAACCGATGGAAAGACGGTCTGGCGCGGTATCAAGACCGCATCGTCGCCCCGCTCAAGTCTCCTCTGTTTGAGAAGACGAGCGAGGACCGCTGGAAGCCAATTGTTTAG
- a CDS encoding M20 aminoacylase family protein, whose translation MEHLDNAPFELDDMIALRRDLHTHPELGFEEVRTSGIVAEKLAEVGITVHRGLGKTGVVGTLKVGSGTRSIGLRADMDALAMPELADREYKSTTPNTMHACGHDGHTVMLLAAARYLARTKNFDGTVHFIFQPAEEGRGGAKAMIEEGFFDLFPCDAVYGLHNMPGLATDEMAVVTGPQLASSDSWEVAFTGVGTHGAKPHLGKDAVTAAAHFLTMLHTIVARVVDPLQPAVVSACALSAGDFKALNVIPDVVRIGGTARAYTPAVRDQLEAEIGRLAHGVAASFDIEVSYTFNRRIPPVVNSAEVTARAHKAATAATGRAVVTDFPPSTAGDDFAEFGNRVPGCYVWLGNGPAQDGALHHNSRYDFNDDAILTGARYWATLVEQDLSA comes from the coding sequence ATGGAACACCTCGATAACGCCCCGTTCGAACTTGATGACATGATCGCCCTGCGGCGCGATCTGCACACCCACCCCGAACTTGGCTTTGAGGAAGTGCGCACCAGCGGCATCGTCGCCGAAAAACTCGCGGAGGTCGGCATAACCGTTCATCGCGGCCTAGGCAAAACAGGTGTCGTTGGCACCCTTAAAGTCGGCAGTGGTACCCGCTCCATCGGCCTACGTGCCGATATGGATGCGCTCGCTATGCCCGAGCTTGCCGACCGCGAATACAAATCCACCACGCCCAACACCATGCACGCCTGCGGCCATGACGGGCATACCGTCATGCTGCTCGCTGCCGCGCGCTACCTTGCCCGCACCAAGAATTTCGACGGCACTGTTCACTTCATCTTCCAGCCTGCTGAAGAAGGCCGCGGTGGCGCTAAGGCGATGATTGAAGAGGGGTTCTTCGATCTCTTCCCCTGTGACGCCGTCTATGGCCTCCACAACATGCCCGGTCTTGCCACCGATGAAATGGCTGTCGTGACCGGCCCGCAACTGGCCTCATCCGACAGCTGGGAAGTCGCCTTCACTGGTGTTGGTACCCACGGCGCCAAGCCGCATCTGGGCAAGGATGCCGTTACCGCTGCTGCCCATTTCCTCACCATGCTCCACACCATTGTGGCGCGCGTTGTCGATCCGCTTCAGCCCGCCGTGGTCAGCGCCTGCGCCCTATCGGCGGGTGATTTCAAAGCGCTCAACGTCATTCCTGATGTCGTCCGCATCGGCGGCACTGCGCGTGCTTACACCCCTGCGGTGCGCGATCAGCTCGAAGCAGAAATCGGCCGTCTCGCCCATGGCGTCGCCGCGAGCTTCGACATTGAGGTGAGCTACACCTTCAATCGCCGCATTCCGCCTGTCGTCAACAGTGCCGAGGTCACCGCCCGCGCACACAAGGCGGCAACAGCCGCGACAGGCCGCGCCGTGGTGACGGATTTCCCGCCATCAACGGCTGGCGATGATTTTGCTGAATTCGGCAATCGCGTGCCTGGGTGCTATGTCTGGCTGGGCAATGGCCCTGCGCAAGACGGCGCGCTGCACCACAATTCCCGCTACGATTTTAACGACGACGCGATCCTGACCGGCGCGCGCTATTGGGCAACGCTCGTCGAGCAGGATCTGTCGGCTTAA